In Magnetospirillum sp. WYHS-4, the DNA window GTACATTCCCTGCATGCCCTGCATTCCGCCCATGCCGGACATTCCCGACATGCCGCCCATTCCGCCCATTCCGCCCATGCCGGACATCCCCGACATGCCGCCCATGCCGCCCATGCCGGACATCCCCGACATGCCGCCCATTCCGCCCATGCCGGACATCCCCGACATGCCGCCCATGCCGGACATCCCCGACATTCCGCCCATGCCGGACATGCCGCCCATGCCAGACATCCCCGACATTCCGCCCATGCCACGTTGGCCCTGCATGCCGGACATGCCACCCATTCCACCCATGCCGGACATTCCCGACATGCCGCCCATGCCCTGGGCGCCAGCGCCGGAGACAGCAAACCCGACGAAACCGGCCACAGCCAGTCCGGTGATCAATCCGCGCATTGGCACCTCCCGTTGAAAATATCCGACAAAACCGGCAGTCGCCTGCCGAACCGGCGAACGGGGCCGAAGGGACGGTCCGTCGAACCCCCGAGCCTTCGGGAACTTCGGATCGTCTCGGATGGCTTCCTTCCGCCCTAGGGCATCCAGAGGCCTTCTGTGGGGCTTTGGCGGCGCCCCCCCGGCAGGTCCCTCATGACGACGAGGCCCCCCTCGTCTCCTTCCGGACCGGCTCCCGGTTCACGCAACTAATAGGCAAAGGCCGTGCCAACAGGGAAAGGCCAGGAAGCCGGCAACCCCTAGCTTCGCTAAGCGCCACGGCGCCACAACCCTGTCAATAAGTCAGTCATGCTGTCCTGCCCCAATGGCAGAGAGTGGGAGCCCAAAGCCAGCAAGCCGCTTCGCAACGGATTTTCCCTTCTCGCCGCACAGACGGCCAAGAAGAACGCGGAGTTCGACTGCATAGGCCGCCGTCAACAGGGCCAAGCCGGCAAAATAGGGGGTCGCCGCACGGCTGGCCACCCGGCCGGCGAACAAGCCGACCCACCGCAGCGGGTGCTCGTCCAGGAACCGCACGGCCTCGGCAGCGGCATCGGAATCGCCCTTCTCCGCCAACTTGCCGAGGAACTGGAGTTGGTGGACGATGTGGTCGTCGGGGCGCTTCCGGGAGTCGGTGAGAACCAGACCCTGACGTCGGTAGAAGGCCCGCACGGCAAACATGCTGTCCTGCCGGTCGAGTCCGTCGGCGTCGAACCATGCCGATTCCGCCGGTGAGGCGCGAAGCCCGTAGGTCAGGTAGATGTCGGCGAAATCGACGGCCAAGGCATCGATGACGGAATCCGGCACCGGATCGGCCAAGCCGGAGAAAAACCCGCCCAGCAACCGGCCGGCCGTCTCCGCCGCTTCCGAGGTCAGCCGCAGCCCCAGATTGCCGGGAAACCCGACGGCTCGCAGGGCTTCCAGCAAGGCGGCGTCCGGCTCGCGATCATGCAGAACCGCCAGGGATGCCAGATCGTCGGCCACCGCAGCCCAAAAATCGGCGGGCCCGCCAGCGGCGGGCCCGACCATTCCTGTCTTTGGCTTCAACGTCTTCTTCAACCGTCGACCCTACCCTTGGGATGGACCACGAACACGATGGACGGATTGGTCAGTTCCGGATTGGCCATGCCCTTGACCTGGCGCACGGGCTTGTCCTTGGGGCCGATGGCCTTGGTCGCCCAGGCCCCGGTCCGCAACTGCTCGATCGGTCCGACGTCAAGAACTCGCATCATGCAGGCGGCGACGCAATAGGGCTTGCGGCCCGAGGCGATTTCGTCCACGCACATGTTGCACTTCTTGACCAGCTTGGCCTCCGGGTCCCACTGGGGGGCCCCGAAG includes these proteins:
- a CDS encoding peptidoglycan-binding protein; the encoded protein is MRGLITGLAVAGFVGFAVSGAGAQGMGGMSGMSGMGGMGGMSGMQGQRGMGGMSGMSGMGGMSGMGGMSGMSGMGGMSGMSGMGGMGGMSGMSGMGGMGGMSGMSGMGGMGGMGGMSGMSGMGGMQGMQGMYGMSGMGGMSGMAGMSGMAGHHQAMKADVLTAQTNLSEMGYLKGAVDGRMGPATRAAIKAFQRDAGMTQDGRLSPELFSMMNAARNGRK
- a CDS encoding molecular chaperone TorD family protein — encoded protein: MVGPAAGGPADFWAAVADDLASLAVLHDREPDAALLEALRAVGFPGNLGLRLTSEAAETAGRLLGGFFSGLADPVPDSVIDALAVDFADIYLTYGLRASPAESAWFDADGLDRQDSMFAVRAFYRRQGLVLTDSRKRPDDHIVHQLQFLGKLAEKGDSDAAAEAVRFLDEHPLRWVGLFAGRVASRAATPYFAGLALLTAAYAVELRVLLGRLCGEKGKSVAKRLAGFGLPLSAIGAGQHD